A section of the Aminiphilus circumscriptus DSM 16581 genome encodes:
- a CDS encoding IS1634 family transposase, giving the protein MYIRVKSSKLSPRKSVQIVKSVRTGKRVSQVILQHVGIAHDEKQLSELRELGRKLILEMEEREQPSLPGFSLLENEEAWERPVGDGERVSLRGMKNLEQVTEGPGEVVESLFSSLGFEAIFGVSSRGKGNTEVLKKCLACALANPSSKRGMSRWLEDEGGTDMSLNRIYRMMDALAKKTDRVREIVARETASLFETKASLLLFDVTTLYFESFEADALRVSGYSKDNRIQETQVVLALAVTPEGFPLWYDLFPGNTFEGHTLVPVLRRCMETFSPRQAVVVADRAMFTEENLHEVEKAGCSFVVGAKLRGLSRTMREKILDAGNYSPLPGGSPVFPEGERETCSPSRWYSVPLENGRNLLVTWSEQRARKDASDRERLLARLRKKLQGKKALPGKSLVTNRGTNKYLSLENANGQDRYILDEEKILRDSRWDGLHGVITDLPVESAAEAQDILAHYGSLWRIEESFRVNKHDLSIRPVYHWVPRRIEAHIALTYLAFALLRHLQHRVAVRQNAVMSARAIRTALLDVQSTLMKDEETGKLYRFPKAMSESARKIYRSLGLVRGLGNTEILSVRKYRNRKGIRSAGTDGDGTAGEETGRN; this is encoded by the coding sequence ATGTATATCCGGGTGAAATCCTCAAAGCTCAGTCCGCGAAAATCAGTCCAGATCGTCAAATCCGTTCGCACCGGGAAACGGGTCTCCCAGGTCATTCTCCAGCACGTGGGAATAGCCCACGACGAGAAGCAGCTCTCCGAGCTCCGGGAACTGGGGCGGAAGCTCATTCTGGAGATGGAGGAGAGAGAGCAGCCCTCTCTTCCGGGGTTCTCCCTCCTCGAGAACGAAGAGGCGTGGGAGCGGCCGGTCGGGGACGGGGAGCGGGTCAGCCTCCGGGGGATGAAGAACCTGGAACAGGTGACGGAAGGGCCTGGGGAAGTCGTGGAGAGCCTGTTCTCCTCCCTGGGCTTCGAGGCGATCTTCGGGGTATCCAGCCGTGGGAAGGGGAACACGGAAGTCCTGAAGAAATGCCTCGCCTGCGCCCTCGCCAATCCTTCGAGCAAGCGGGGGATGTCCCGTTGGCTGGAGGACGAGGGCGGGACGGACATGTCGCTGAACAGGATCTACCGAATGATGGACGCCCTGGCGAAGAAGACGGACCGGGTGAGGGAGATCGTGGCGCGGGAGACCGCGTCCCTCTTCGAGACGAAGGCGTCGCTGCTGCTCTTCGATGTGACCACCCTCTATTTCGAAAGCTTTGAGGCGGATGCCCTGAGGGTGTCGGGGTACAGCAAGGACAACAGGATACAGGAGACCCAGGTGGTGCTCGCCCTGGCGGTGACGCCGGAAGGATTTCCCCTCTGGTACGACCTTTTCCCGGGAAACACCTTTGAAGGGCATACTCTTGTGCCTGTGCTCAGGAGATGCATGGAGACCTTCTCCCCCCGGCAGGCGGTGGTGGTGGCGGACCGGGCCATGTTCACGGAAGAGAACCTGCACGAAGTGGAGAAGGCGGGATGCTCCTTCGTCGTGGGAGCGAAACTCCGGGGTCTCAGCCGGACCATGAGGGAGAAAATCCTGGACGCCGGGAACTACTCCCCCCTGCCCGGAGGTTCGCCTGTCTTCCCGGAGGGTGAGAGAGAAACGTGCAGCCCTTCCCGTTGGTACTCCGTCCCCCTCGAAAACGGGAGAAATTTGCTCGTCACCTGGAGTGAACAACGAGCCCGGAAGGACGCCTCCGACCGGGAACGGCTTCTGGCCCGACTGCGGAAAAAACTGCAGGGGAAGAAGGCTCTTCCGGGAAAAAGCCTTGTCACCAACCGGGGGACGAACAAATACCTCTCCCTTGAAAATGCAAACGGACAGGACCGCTACATCCTGGACGAAGAGAAGATCCTCCGGGACAGCCGGTGGGACGGCCTTCACGGAGTCATCACCGACCTGCCCGTGGAAAGTGCCGCGGAAGCGCAGGACATCCTCGCCCATTACGGGAGCCTGTGGCGCATCGAAGAATCCTTCCGGGTGAACAAGCACGACCTCTCCATCCGCCCTGTCTATCACTGGGTACCCCGCAGGATCGAGGCCCACATAGCCCTCACCTACCTCGCCTTCGCCCTCCTCCGGCATCTCCAGCACCGAGTGGCGGTCCGGCAGAACGCGGTGATGAGCGCCCGGGCCATCCGGACCGCCCTGCTGGATGTCCAGTCCACCCTCATGAAGGACGAAGAGACGGGGAAACTCTACCGGTTCCCGAAGGCCATGAGCGAGAGCGCCCGGAAGATCTACCGTTCCCTGGGCCTCGTCCGGGGACTGGGGAACACGGAGATCCTGTCGGTGAGGAAATACAGGAACCGGAAAGGGATCCGGAGCGCCGGGACGGACGGAGACGGAACAGCGGGGGAAGAGACGGGCAGGAACTGA
- a CDS encoding aminotransferase class IV — protein sequence MTETNQFLSEVISMSICYLNGSYVPLREACLPVTDLAIQRGIGVFDSLRTYGRRPFALTPHLERFFASAEQVHMAPPLGMDELRRIIREGISRMDGDGEVLVRPYLTGGDENRNGTFPSPRLFVLFEPVRRFDDRCYQEGVTLLPLPQPRPHPSVKTIDYLAPSVAKGGRAEFFEALYCPDGEITEAASSSVFLAIEGVLVTAPLSRVLSSITRQVVLTLAREAGFSVEERTPRLEELRLAQECFLASSMKEVMPVVRIGNTLVGNGRPGPVARHLHRLFLQNVERWLE from the coding sequence GTGACGGAGACGAACCAATTTCTTTCCGAGGTGATCTCCATGTCCATCTGCTATCTGAACGGAAGCTACGTGCCCCTCCGGGAGGCGTGCCTCCCCGTGACGGATCTGGCCATCCAGCGGGGCATCGGCGTCTTCGACTCCCTGCGCACCTACGGCAGACGCCCCTTCGCCCTCACTCCTCACCTGGAACGCTTTTTCGCCTCGGCGGAACAGGTGCACATGGCGCCCCCCCTGGGTATGGACGAGCTGCGCCGGATCATCCGGGAGGGCATCTCCCGCATGGACGGCGACGGAGAAGTCCTCGTGCGCCCCTATCTGACCGGAGGAGACGAAAACCGGAACGGCACCTTCCCCTCGCCGCGGCTTTTTGTCCTTTTCGAGCCGGTTCGCCGCTTCGACGACCGCTGCTACCAGGAGGGCGTGACGCTTCTTCCGCTCCCCCAGCCCCGTCCGCACCCCTCGGTGAAGACCATCGACTACCTCGCTCCCTCCGTGGCCAAGGGAGGGAGGGCAGAATTCTTCGAGGCCCTCTACTGCCCGGACGGAGAGATCACCGAAGCTGCATCGAGCAGCGTCTTCCTCGCCATAGAGGGTGTTCTCGTCACGGCACCGCTCTCCCGGGTTCTTTCCTCCATCACCCGCCAAGTGGTGCTTACCCTCGCCAGAGAAGCGGGATTTTCCGTGGAGGAGCGCACCCCAAGGCTCGAGGAGCTGCGCCTCGCCCAGGAATGTTTTCTCGCCTCCTCCATGAAGGAGGTCATGCCCGTCGTTCGGATCGGCAACACTCTCGTGGGAAACGGCCGTCCCGGCCCGGTGGCACGCCATCTCCACCGCCTGTTCCTCCAGAACGTGGAGCGCTGGCTGGAGTGA
- a CDS encoding DUF6305 family protein, whose product MRTKRFALRFVAAAAMVLLLAGAAWCADVALTSVGQSPDATMVKVVLKKLKVENDHDNLFTPEKLAGQKVLLAVVGGSSKGLGAAGIDKDQEKARAVSLIEAAKEKGMKVLVLHVGGAGRRGQLTDMFIEAVVPLADALIVVKGGNDDGLFGRLIEGKNVPFTEVPTVRDTEGPLGEFLKQWGVL is encoded by the coding sequence ATGAGAACGAAGAGGTTCGCGCTGCGTTTCGTCGCTGCGGCGGCAATGGTGCTCCTTCTCGCGGGGGCGGCCTGGTGTGCCGACGTGGCTCTCACGTCGGTGGGGCAGAGTCCCGATGCGACCATGGTGAAGGTGGTCCTGAAGAAGCTCAAGGTGGAGAACGACCACGACAATCTGTTCACGCCGGAGAAGCTCGCCGGACAGAAAGTGCTCCTCGCCGTGGTCGGGGGCAGTTCAAAGGGACTCGGTGCCGCCGGAATCGACAAGGACCAGGAGAAGGCCCGGGCCGTGAGCCTGATCGAGGCGGCGAAGGAAAAAGGAATGAAGGTGCTCGTGCTCCACGTGGGTGGCGCGGGGCGGCGGGGCCAGCTCACGGACATGTTCATCGAGGCGGTGGTTCCCCTTGCGGATGCCCTGATCGTCGTCAAGGGAGGCAACGATGACGGTCTCTTCGGGCGTCTCATCGAGGGGAAGAATGTTCCCTTCACGGAAGTTCCCACCGTGCGGGATACCGAGGGACCTCTCGGGGAATTCCTCAAACAGTGGGGCGTCCTGTAG
- a CDS encoding TRAP transporter large permease subunit: MDWFWPEGFYTLVMVGVFVLGAFALKLPIAVAMSLAAVSGAVAAGEGIPLRHLVEGTFGYLDTILIIASAMIFMKTVERIGLLEAVAARMIRRFRSFPLLLSLGILLLIMVPGMITGSSTAAVLTTGALVAPVLIRLGVPVLKTAAAIAMGAIYGMIAPPINLPAMIIGGGIDMPYVGFALPLLLCTLPLAAVTALLLVYPDLRRFKGDEAALEEQLREMERTPLTPRLFLPILVLVVLLGGETFLPGVWPPLGMPLDFLLAALSAFLTGRRWNLLETATSAVEDTLPVMGILMGVGMFIQVMTLIGVRGFVVVSALALPAWLLYVGIATSLPLFGAVSAFGAASVLGVPFVLALLGKNEIIVASALSLIAGLGDLMPPTALAGIFAAQVVGEENYFRVLKHCVIPAVLTAAWGIAIILGASFVAGVLY; encoded by the coding sequence ATGGACTGGTTCTGGCCTGAAGGGTTTTACACCCTGGTCATGGTGGGGGTGTTCGTCCTCGGGGCCTTTGCCCTGAAACTGCCCATCGCCGTGGCCATGTCCCTGGCGGCGGTCTCGGGAGCTGTCGCGGCCGGGGAGGGCATTCCCCTCCGGCATCTCGTGGAGGGCACCTTCGGATATCTGGACACGATCCTCATCATCGCCTCGGCGATGATCTTCATGAAGACCGTGGAGCGCATCGGCCTTCTCGAGGCCGTGGCGGCCCGGATGATCCGCCGGTTCCGCTCCTTTCCGCTCCTGCTCTCCCTGGGCATTCTCCTGCTCATCATGGTGCCGGGGATGATCACTGGTTCCTCCACGGCGGCGGTGCTCACCACGGGTGCCCTCGTCGCGCCGGTGCTCATTCGGCTGGGTGTGCCGGTGCTCAAGACCGCCGCGGCTATCGCCATGGGCGCCATCTACGGCATGATCGCCCCGCCCATCAACCTTCCCGCCATGATCATCGGCGGCGGCATCGACATGCCCTACGTGGGCTTCGCCCTGCCGCTTCTGCTCTGCACGCTTCCCCTGGCGGCGGTGACGGCCCTTCTTCTCGTCTATCCCGACCTGCGGCGCTTCAAGGGGGACGAGGCGGCGCTGGAGGAACAGCTCCGGGAGATGGAGCGCACGCCTCTCACGCCGCGCCTCTTTCTGCCCATCCTCGTCCTCGTGGTTCTTTTGGGAGGCGAGACATTCCTGCCCGGAGTCTGGCCTCCCCTCGGCATGCCGCTGGATTTCCTGCTCGCCGCTCTGTCGGCGTTCCTCACGGGACGGCGCTGGAATCTCCTGGAGACAGCCACCTCCGCCGTTGAGGACACCCTCCCCGTGATGGGCATCCTCATGGGCGTGGGCATGTTCATTCAGGTCATGACGCTCATCGGTGTCCGGGGATTCGTGGTGGTCTCCGCGCTGGCGCTTCCCGCGTGGCTTCTCTACGTGGGTATCGCCACGTCGCTGCCGCTCTTCGGGGCCGTCTCCGCCTTCGGCGCCGCTTCGGTGCTCGGAGTGCCTTTCGTGCTCGCGCTGCTCGGCAAGAACGAGATCATTGTGGCTTCGGCCCTGTCCCTCATCGCCGGCCTGGGGGATCTGATGCCTCCCACGGCGCTCGCGGGCATCTTCGCCGCCCAGGTCGTGGGGGAGGAAAACTACTTCCGGGTCCTGAAGCATTGCGTGATTCCCGCCGTCCTCACCGCGGCCTGGGGGATCGCGATCATTCTTGGCGCGTCCTTTGTGGCGGGCGTTCTCTATTAG
- a CDS encoding succinylglutamate desuccinylase/aspartoacylase family protein, with protein MKILRGTPVTALVLLILAGAVSFLAAREFLSMRVPDVVVPASGYEMHLLSEWEPSLKGTPADTPVYIQAGSEPGGTVLVMGGTHPNEPSSSLTAVLFLERARVNRGRLVVIPFANIMGFSHNDPQEASPQRLHFTLADGSVRTFKYGSRATNPIHAWPAPDVYIHPQSGQELSGKEKSNLNRAHPGTLDGDLTSRLAYGLRQLIVKEKIDLAFDLHEASPEYPVVNAMVAHERSMELAAMVAMELEGAGIPMRLEPSPKNLRGLTHREWGDFTETMPILLETANPSQGRLRGRTDEELVLTGKDKCYTKAAALGRLFVPYDGSQSIELRVARHTVTVKTFLDMLGLFDEAKEVDVEGIPTYEELLGQGYGAFLTPLPLKDASPGSQQG; from the coding sequence GTGAAGATTCTGCGCGGTACTCCCGTCACCGCACTCGTGCTTCTCATTCTCGCGGGGGCGGTGTCCTTCCTGGCCGCCCGGGAGTTTCTCTCCATGCGGGTTCCCGACGTGGTGGTTCCGGCTTCCGGATACGAGATGCATTTGCTTTCCGAGTGGGAACCTTCTCTCAAGGGGACTCCGGCGGACACGCCCGTGTACATTCAGGCCGGGAGCGAGCCGGGCGGCACGGTGCTCGTCATGGGGGGCACCCATCCCAACGAGCCCTCCAGCTCGCTCACGGCGGTGCTCTTTCTTGAACGTGCCCGGGTGAACCGGGGGCGCCTGGTGGTGATTCCCTTCGCGAACATCATGGGATTTTCCCACAACGATCCCCAGGAGGCATCGCCCCAGCGGCTTCACTTCACGCTCGCCGATGGTTCGGTGCGCACCTTCAAGTACGGATCGAGGGCGACGAATCCCATTCATGCCTGGCCCGCTCCGGACGTGTACATCCATCCTCAGTCCGGGCAGGAACTGTCCGGGAAGGAAAAGAGCAATCTCAACCGCGCCCATCCCGGCACACTCGACGGAGATCTCACGTCCAGGCTCGCCTATGGGCTGCGGCAGCTCATCGTCAAGGAAAAAATCGACCTCGCCTTCGACCTTCACGAGGCGTCGCCGGAATATCCGGTGGTCAACGCCATGGTGGCCCACGAGCGGAGCATGGAACTCGCTGCCATGGTTGCCATGGAGTTGGAGGGAGCGGGTATTCCCATGCGGCTCGAACCCTCTCCGAAGAATCTCCGCGGCCTTACCCACCGCGAGTGGGGCGATTTCACGGAGACCATGCCCATTCTTCTGGAGACGGCCAACCCCAGCCAGGGACGTCTCCGGGGGCGCACCGACGAGGAGCTGGTCCTCACCGGAAAGGACAAGTGTTACACGAAGGCCGCTGCGTTGGGGCGTCTCTTCGTCCCCTACGACGGTTCCCAGAGCATTGAATTGCGTGTGGCCCGTCATACCGTGACGGTGAAGACCTTTCTGGACATGCTCGGTCTTTTCGACGAGGCGAAGGAGGTGGACGTGGAGGGAATTCCGACCTATGAAGAGCTTCTTGGACAGGGGTACGGCGCGTTTCTGACGCCCCTGCCTCTGAAAGACGCCTCTCCGGGGTCCCAGCAGGGGTAG
- the ggt gene encoding gamma-glutamyltransferase: MKRYGIAVVLVLLTALLAGFAWAEPKPDEIYAENGMVSSAHRLASRAGVEILQKGGNAIDAAVATALALNVVEANASGIGGGGFMTVRFAKTGEVVVLDYRETAPASATKDMFASEQAKTEKWSELGGKSVGVPGWLAGMMTALEKYGTMSFADVAQPAIRLAEEGFSVAPMQTQIITDELDKILAYNDPAKVAFLKDGLPYPTGETLKQPALAKTFRLIGEKGLKAFYDGPIGQAVVDAVNASGGAMTMKDLKTYTVQVRKPVEGTYRGYAIYSVPPASSGGTHIVQLLNIMENFPVKEWGHNGPRTLHFLAEAMKLMYADRSKYMADTAFANVPLEGLTSKAYAKTLAEKIKADVVMQEVVPGDPFAFQEKKSAYLAGDPQERISTSHFSVVDKEGNIVASTNTVNYFFGSGVFVPEYGFVLNNEMDDFSSNPESVNAPEPGKRPLSSMSPTIVLDPQGKPFMALGSAGATRIITAVSQIIMNVVDFGMPMDLAIEQPRIANLVSGGKAAPLAVEKGISPETIRFLEWRGHKVDVKDFGGWFGTAQGILFKNGRMNGGADSRRLGVPVGY; the protein is encoded by the coding sequence ATGAAACGGTATGGAATCGCGGTGGTGCTCGTTCTGTTGACGGCTCTTCTGGCGGGATTCGCCTGGGCGGAGCCGAAGCCCGACGAAATCTACGCGGAGAACGGCATGGTGTCCTCAGCCCATCGCCTGGCGTCCCGGGCGGGGGTGGAGATCCTCCAGAAAGGCGGCAACGCCATCGACGCGGCGGTGGCCACGGCTCTCGCGCTGAACGTCGTGGAAGCCAACGCATCGGGCATCGGCGGTGGTGGTTTCATGACCGTCCGCTTCGCCAAGACCGGAGAAGTGGTGGTCCTCGATTACCGGGAGACCGCGCCCGCGTCGGCCACGAAAGACATGTTCGCCTCCGAGCAGGCCAAAACGGAGAAGTGGAGTGAGCTCGGCGGAAAATCCGTGGGCGTTCCCGGATGGCTCGCGGGCATGATGACCGCCCTGGAGAAATACGGCACCATGAGCTTCGCCGACGTTGCCCAGCCCGCCATTCGGCTCGCCGAAGAGGGGTTCAGCGTTGCCCCCATGCAGACCCAGATCATCACGGACGAGCTGGACAAGATCCTCGCCTACAACGATCCCGCCAAGGTGGCCTTCCTGAAGGACGGTCTCCCCTATCCCACGGGAGAGACGCTGAAGCAGCCCGCACTGGCCAAGACCTTCCGCCTCATCGGCGAGAAGGGGCTCAAGGCCTTCTACGACGGCCCCATCGGCCAGGCGGTCGTTGACGCGGTGAACGCCTCGGGTGGCGCCATGACCATGAAAGATCTCAAGACCTATACGGTGCAGGTGCGCAAGCCCGTCGAGGGAACCTACCGAGGCTACGCCATCTACTCCGTGCCCCCCGCATCGAGCGGCGGTACCCACATCGTGCAGCTTCTGAACATCATGGAGAACTTCCCCGTGAAGGAATGGGGACACAACGGCCCCCGGACATTGCACTTCCTCGCGGAGGCCATGAAGCTCATGTACGCGGACCGCAGCAAATACATGGCCGACACGGCCTTCGCAAACGTTCCCCTGGAAGGACTCACCTCCAAGGCTTACGCGAAGACGCTTGCCGAGAAGATCAAGGCCGACGTGGTCATGCAGGAAGTCGTTCCGGGCGATCCCTTCGCCTTCCAGGAGAAGAAGAGCGCCTACCTCGCGGGCGACCCTCAGGAGCGGATCTCCACGAGCCACTTCTCCGTGGTGGACAAGGAAGGGAACATCGTGGCCTCCACGAACACCGTGAACTACTTCTTCGGCTCCGGCGTGTTCGTTCCGGAATACGGATTCGTGCTCAACAACGAGATGGACGACTTCTCCAGCAACCCCGAGAGCGTGAACGCCCCCGAGCCGGGCAAGCGCCCTCTCTCCTCCATGTCGCCCACCATCGTCCTCGACCCGCAGGGAAAGCCCTTCATGGCCCTCGGTTCCGCGGGCGCAACCCGAATCATCACCGCCGTGAGCCAGATCATCATGAACGTGGTCGATTTCGGCATGCCCATGGACCTCGCCATCGAGCAGCCCCGCATCGCGAACCTCGTCTCGGGCGGCAAGGCGGCCCCGCTCGCCGTGGAAAAGGGCATCTCTCCGGAGACGATCCGCTTCCTCGAGTGGCGCGGGCACAAGGTGGACGTGAAGGACTTCGGCGGCTGGTTCGGAACGGCCCAGGGCATCCTCTTCAAGAACGGCAGGATGAACGGCGGAGCCGACAGCCGGCGCCTCGGGGTTCCCGTTGGGTACTGA
- the arcC gene encoding carbamate kinase, whose translation MGATKVVIALGGNALQEAGTPPTAEAQLEVVRKTAAHLAEISCRGYEMAVVHGNGPQVGRIVLAQEIAAAANPETPAMPFDVCGAMSQGYIGYHIQQALRDALRNRNRNVPVVTLITQVVVDPNDPAFKNPTKPIGPFYSEEEAKRIAEEKGYVVKEDAGRGWRRVVASPEPKKITEISAVKRLWDTTIVVTAGGGGIPVIENMDGSLTGVAAVIDKDLAAEKLAEEIEADILLILTEVDKVCLDFKKPTQRVLSSMTVAEAISYMEEGHFAPGSMLPKVMAAIKFARTFPGRKAIITSLSKAVEALDGLEGTVVTMA comes from the coding sequence ATGGGAGCCACAAAGGTTGTCATTGCCCTCGGAGGAAACGCGTTGCAGGAAGCGGGAACACCACCAACGGCGGAGGCCCAGCTCGAGGTAGTGCGGAAGACCGCCGCCCACCTCGCCGAGATCAGTTGCCGCGGCTATGAGATGGCGGTCGTGCACGGAAACGGACCGCAGGTGGGGCGCATCGTCCTCGCCCAGGAGATCGCCGCGGCGGCGAATCCCGAGACTCCCGCCATGCCCTTCGACGTCTGCGGCGCCATGAGCCAGGGATACATCGGCTACCACATACAGCAGGCCCTTCGGGACGCGCTGCGGAACCGAAACCGGAACGTTCCCGTGGTGACCCTCATCACCCAGGTTGTGGTGGATCCGAACGATCCCGCCTTCAAGAATCCCACGAAGCCCATCGGTCCCTTCTATTCCGAGGAGGAGGCAAAACGCATTGCCGAGGAGAAGGGATATGTCGTCAAAGAGGACGCCGGGCGGGGGTGGCGCCGGGTGGTCGCGTCGCCGGAGCCGAAGAAGATCACCGAAATTTCCGCGGTGAAGCGTCTCTGGGATACCACCATCGTGGTGACCGCTGGAGGCGGTGGCATTCCCGTCATCGAGAACATGGACGGGTCCCTTACGGGCGTGGCCGCAGTGATCGACAAGGATCTGGCCGCGGAGAAGCTCGCCGAGGAGATCGAGGCGGACATCCTGCTCATTCTCACCGAGGTGGACAAAGTGTGTCTCGACTTCAAGAAACCCACGCAGCGGGTTCTTTCCTCCATGACCGTGGCTGAGGCGATCTCCTACATGGAGGAGGGACATTTCGCGCCGGGAAGCATGCTCCCCAAGGTGATGGCGGCCATCAAATTCGCCAGGACCTTTCCGGGACGCAAGGCGATCATCACCTCCCTCTCCAAGGCGGTTGAGGCGCTCGATGGACTGGAGGGCACGGTCGTCACCATGGCGTGA
- a CDS encoding nucleoside kinase, producing MSFTVAVEGNGSLESDSPVDGIGVLKTLPFPEPHKVVAWRVNNFLRSLAWKVDTSASVSFVDTSSFEGSDVYRRTLSFLLVLACRKALDEDVVIRHSISNALYCELAGRSATETDVERVRDFLHHFVEMDIPIVPEIHTLDRAVDLFQRQGNEDKARLLKWAGHDPLVLYRCADRYAYFYAPLAPSTGYVKTFDVMFHDPGMVLRCPSVVSPDELPPFQAPRSLVDVFREYGEWLDILGVSTMANLHEQVAAGKGLDLILISEALHAQRLNRIAEEIVARGTVRVIPMAGPSGSGKTTTSRRLRTQLQVAGLHPVTLELDDYFVDRERTPRDSQGNYDFEALEALDLERLDEDLHALLAGREVRLPKFDFRAGKSHPGRSLRLKERDVLIMEGIHGLNQRVVGSLPPGTAFGVFVSPLTGVSLDRHNRTSTTDNRLLRRMVRDSRTRGRSPEVTLQQWPSVIRGAQKYIFPYQEHADAMFNTALIYELSVLKGHAEPLLRTVPETSPVFGEAQRLLSMLHFVPFIPEGNVPNASILREFIGGSCFGD from the coding sequence ATGTCCTTTACTGTTGCCGTGGAGGGAAACGGTTCTCTGGAGAGCGATTCGCCCGTTGACGGAATAGGTGTCCTGAAAACGCTTCCTTTTCCGGAGCCGCACAAAGTGGTGGCCTGGAGGGTGAACAACTTCCTCCGCTCGCTCGCGTGGAAAGTCGATACTTCCGCATCGGTGTCGTTCGTGGACACCTCCTCCTTCGAGGGAAGCGACGTCTACCGCCGGACCCTGAGTTTCCTGCTCGTCCTGGCCTGCAGGAAAGCCCTGGACGAGGACGTGGTGATCCGTCATTCCATCAGCAACGCCCTCTACTGCGAACTCGCGGGCCGGTCCGCGACGGAGACCGATGTGGAGCGTGTGCGGGATTTCCTCCATCACTTCGTGGAGATGGACATCCCCATCGTGCCGGAGATTCACACGCTGGACCGTGCGGTGGATCTCTTTCAGCGTCAGGGCAACGAGGACAAGGCGCGTCTGCTCAAGTGGGCGGGACATGATCCATTGGTGCTCTATCGCTGTGCGGACCGGTACGCCTACTTCTACGCACCGCTGGCGCCCTCAACGGGGTATGTGAAGACCTTCGACGTCATGTTCCACGATCCCGGCATGGTGCTTCGCTGTCCCTCCGTGGTCTCTCCCGACGAGCTTCCTCCGTTCCAGGCTCCGCGCAGTCTGGTGGACGTGTTCCGGGAATATGGCGAGTGGCTCGACATCCTCGGCGTGAGCACCATGGCGAACCTGCACGAACAGGTCGCCGCGGGGAAGGGACTCGATCTCATCCTGATCTCCGAGGCGCTTCATGCCCAGCGCCTCAACCGCATCGCCGAGGAGATCGTCGCCCGGGGCACCGTCCGGGTGATTCCCATGGCGGGACCTTCCGGATCGGGAAAGACCACCACGTCACGGCGGCTGCGGACCCAGCTGCAGGTGGCGGGACTGCACCCGGTGACGCTCGAACTGGACGATTATTTCGTGGACCGCGAACGGACTCCCCGGGACTCCCAGGGAAACTACGATTTCGAAGCCCTGGAGGCGCTCGATCTGGAGCGTCTCGACGAGGATCTGCACGCGCTGCTCGCCGGGCGGGAGGTACGGCTTCCCAAATTCGACTTCCGCGCCGGAAAGAGCCATCCCGGTCGGAGTCTCCGCCTGAAGGAGCGGGACGTGCTCATCATGGAAGGCATTCACGGACTGAATCAGCGCGTTGTCGGGAGCCTTCCCCCCGGAACGGCCTTCGGCGTCTTCGTCTCGCCCCTCACGGGAGTGAGCCTGGACCGGCACAACCGCACGAGCACCACGGACAACCGCCTTCTCCGGCGCATGGTCCGGGATTCGAGGACCCGGGGGAGATCTCCGGAGGTGACGCTCCAGCAGTGGCCCTCGGTGATCCGTGGCGCGCAGAAGTACATTTTCCCCTACCAGGAGCACGCAGATGCCATGTTCAATACGGCCCTCATCTACGAGCTTTCCGTCCTCAAGGGGCATGCGGAGCCGCTGCTCCGGACCGTTCCCGAGACCTCGCCCGTGTTCGGAGAGGCCCAGCGGCTCCTCTCCATGCTCCATTTCGTTCCCTTCATCCCCGAGGGCAATGTGCCGAACGCGTCGATCCTCCGGGAGTTCATCGGCGGAAGCTGTTTCGGCGACTGA
- a CDS encoding FCD domain-containing protein, producing the protein MSAPLGSTAASLPGGGGMGLLLDDKTLRILEILSDSSEPMGSWNLVELLEGRGISVSPATIGRTLNRLESLGYLEKEKFKGRVITPKGEEAIRLSQELRERNYYKEQLDAIINTDVLQNFLMVLEARKAIERSTVRLAAERANDAEVRHMEEILERQKALRDQGCSIADEDRAFHKAIAAASGNKALEILYAIISMSGQQSRLFEHLRKKVASPYVTGHLRILEAIRDHKPDRAEICMVEHLDGLMEDVNAYWHHYHPK; encoded by the coding sequence GTGAGTGCTCCGCTCGGTTCCACGGCGGCATCGCTTCCGGGAGGAGGAGGCATGGGGCTTCTGCTGGACGACAAGACGCTGCGGATTCTGGAGATTCTCTCCGACAGCTCCGAACCGATGGGCTCGTGGAACCTCGTGGAGCTTCTGGAGGGAAGGGGCATCTCGGTCAGTCCCGCCACCATCGGGCGAACGTTGAATCGGCTCGAGAGCCTGGGATATCTTGAAAAAGAGAAGTTCAAGGGACGGGTCATCACGCCCAAGGGCGAGGAGGCGATCCGCCTTTCCCAGGAACTCCGGGAGCGGAATTATTACAAGGAGCAGCTCGACGCCATCATCAACACCGACGTGCTGCAGAATTTTCTCATGGTTCTTGAGGCTCGGAAAGCCATCGAACGCTCCACGGTACGCCTCGCCGCGGAGCGGGCGAACGACGCGGAAGTACGGCACATGGAGGAGATTCTCGAACGGCAGAAGGCGCTCCGAGACCAGGGGTGCAGCATCGCCGACGAGGACAGGGCCTTTCACAAGGCCATCGCCGCCGCCTCGGGAAACAAGGCTCTGGAGATTCTCTACGCCATCATCTCCATGTCGGGGCAGCAGTCCCGCCTTTTCGAGCATCTGCGGAAAAAAGTGGCATCTCCCTATGTGACGGGGCATCTTCGGATCCTGGAGGCCATTCGGGACCACAAGCCGGACCGGGCGGAGATCTGCATGGTGGAGCACCTCGACGGACTCATGGAGGACGTGAACGCCTACTGGCATCACTATCATCCCAAGTAG